The segment GGCGCGCTTGGCGCGGCGCGGGAGGGTTGCGCGCGCTGCGGCGCGGTTCGGGCGGCAGGGGCCGAGCGGCTTTCGCGCGACGAGGCCGCACGGCTGGCATTGGCGCGCGAGGCCGTCGCCGGCTGCGCCGCCACGGGCGCGGCGACGGCGGCGCAACGCAAACTGGTGCTGCGGGCGATGCTGCGGAACAGCGGGATCTCGGGGGTGCTGCCGGCCTCGGCCTTGGCGGCCTGCGACCAGCGCTCGACCGCCCGCGCCGAGCCCGAGCCCCAATCGCCGTCGATGCTGCCGCCATAGCAGTCCATGCGCTGCAATTCGGTCTGGATCGCCTCGGCCAGCCGGTCGGCGGCCGGATCGAAGGCGCCGCGCCCCAGAAGCCGGTCGAAAAGCGCCGGGTCGCGCTGCCGGATCGCCTCGCGCGCCGCGAAGGGCAGGCCCAGCGGGCCGCGCGGGTCGTAGGCCGCGAGAACCGCCAGATCGCCGACGATGATCGAGGGCCGGGGCAGGCCGGTCCGGGCAGGCGCATCTGGCCCGGGCGCGGCAGGCTGGGCAGGCTCGGGGCCGGGCTGCGACGGGGGCGGCACGGCTGGCGCCTCGGAGGCGCGGATCACCTGGTCCGAGGGCAAGGGCGTGATCACCAGCCCCTGCGCCTGCGCGGGCGAGCCGCAGGCGAGCCAGACCGCCAGGGCGGCGATTCCCGCCAGATATGCCCGTTCTTGTCCCATCCGCGCCTCAATTCGGCCTTGGCGTCACGAAGACGGTCCAGTCGGGCCGGTCCTGCGTGTCCACCTCGGCGAAACGCGCGTCCAGGTAGCCGCGCAACAGGCAATCCTGCTGGCCCTCGATCTGGAAGCGCCGCGGCGCCACGCACATCGGGATCGACCCTACCAGAACCTCATTACCGAAAACATCGGTCGCAAAGACATAATAATAGCGTGACTGCAGCGGCTCGCGCTGCAGGGTCGCGCATTGGTTCGGCGCCACCCGCCACCAGCCGCGGGTGGCGAAATCCTGACCCGAAGGCTCGGCCAGCGCCACGTTCAGCACGTCGAAGGACTGGTTGCACAGCCGCAGCTCGGCCCGCGCCGGCCCTGTCCAGGCCAGGCCCGACAGCCCGGCAACCAGCCATTTCAATGCAGGGTTGATCAAGCGCCGATTGAGCACCGCTTCCAGCCATGTTACAGCCCGCAGGGGCAAAGGGAGTGTCAACAGGCATGAAACCGATCCTGACAGCGGGTGCAACCTTTCCGGCAGGCGCCGCCCTGCCGCATCGGCTTGCGGTTGGGCCGGCGGTTGCCCTGCTGGCGCTGCTGATCGGCCTGGCCGCGCCGCCGCTGCGCGCGCAGGCGCCCGAGGCGATCACGCTGGAGCTGAACGGCGCCGCCGCCACGCCGGACGGTGCCTGCCAGCTGACGCTGGTGGTGACGAACGGCCT is part of the Paracoccus sp. TOH genome and harbors:
- a CDS encoding DUF1036 domain-containing protein produces the protein MKWLVAGLSGLAWTGPARAELRLCNQSFDVLNVALAEPSGQDFATRGWWRVAPNQCATLQREPLQSRYYYVFATDVFGNEVLVGSIPMCVAPRRFQIEGQQDCLLRGYLDARFAEVDTQDRPDWTVFVTPRPN